In Immundisolibacter sp., a single genomic region encodes these proteins:
- a CDS encoding ferredoxin family protein, with protein sequence MIEKIDYAICDGCNACIDACPTGVLTLEEVGEPWNPIGPPGWKAVIRYPNDCHSCRLCAIDCHVDCITVNHGLRIPDPYLGYEHLSEAKTA encoded by the coding sequence ATGATCGAGAAAATAGACTACGCCATCTGCGACGGCTGCAATGCCTGTATCGACGCCTGCCCGACCGGCGTGCTGACCCTGGAGGAAGTGGGCGAGCCGTGGAATCCGATCGGCCCGCCGGGCTGGAAGGCAGTGATCCGCTACCCCAACGACTGCCACAGCTGTCGCCTGTGTGCCATCGACTGCCACGTGGACTGCATCACGGTGAACCACGGCCTGCGCATCCCCGACCCCTATCTGGGCTATGAGCACTTGTCGGAGGCGA
- a CDS encoding FAD-binding protein produces the protein MSDYDPVNVNVDVLVIGGGLGGCRAALRARELGASVALVEKAQVARAGPMTYVHSQFAPDRLLEGDELNTWVEEFVVGSNYLADQDWTAMFLRDAYFRFRELIDMGVPYARSPDGNLKYVKVRGHKIGTTLGADGRACMEVMRKAMKRARVRLFEKVASLDLLTLDGLHPTKEGVCGAVGVHVQTGVPHVFRAKAVLLCTGPFYPRMHYAFSDHIPGDGHRMAYRAGAELAGMEFGQFAAWSYFNKTFFTPGQAKIQGIGAHFKNRLGERFMSGYDPIWGEQTGLIQMARGIITENIEGRGPCYVDMRHVPTADIEMLYQVAPTVGRAFKEFGVDPARDTLTVNPMMVLASNSSSGLRIGLDGETNVPGLYAAGACTCLPHMMAGISGSAISSASLVTGYRAAGAMAARAASLGRLPRNTRQVDDAISAFYAPRHKFRLTRPADAHLEIGRVTGEATFALFKNAARIQHVREELARIEADLLPKVYAPDLHELVKAHDARTYLEVCKLVTSAMLERTESRAELFRADYPFRDNDRWLKWLMLSAPGEDLAAPPRVTHWDLPFERWPIKPPRGIEPSTYGVPERFREAQSA, from the coding sequence ATGTCCGACTACGATCCCGTGAACGTGAACGTGGACGTGCTGGTGATCGGCGGCGGCCTCGGCGGTTGCCGGGCGGCACTGCGCGCGCGGGAACTGGGCGCCTCGGTGGCGCTGGTCGAAAAAGCCCAGGTCGCCCGCGCCGGTCCCATGACCTACGTGCACTCGCAATTCGCCCCGGACCGCCTGCTGGAAGGCGATGAACTCAACACCTGGGTGGAAGAGTTCGTGGTCGGCTCGAACTACCTGGCCGACCAGGACTGGACGGCAATGTTTCTGCGTGACGCCTACTTCCGCTTCCGTGAGCTGATCGACATGGGCGTGCCCTACGCGCGCAGCCCCGACGGCAATCTCAAGTACGTGAAGGTGCGCGGCCACAAGATCGGCACCACGCTGGGTGCCGATGGGCGGGCCTGCATGGAGGTGATGCGCAAGGCAATGAAGCGCGCGCGGGTTCGGTTGTTCGAGAAGGTGGCGAGTCTGGACCTGCTCACGCTCGATGGCCTGCACCCGACCAAGGAGGGCGTGTGCGGCGCGGTCGGCGTGCACGTGCAGACCGGTGTACCGCACGTGTTTCGCGCCAAGGCGGTGCTGCTGTGCACCGGGCCCTTCTACCCGCGCATGCATTACGCCTTTTCCGACCACATCCCCGGCGACGGACACCGCATGGCCTACCGCGCGGGCGCCGAGCTGGCCGGCATGGAGTTTGGCCAGTTCGCTGCCTGGAGTTATTTCAACAAGACGTTCTTCACGCCCGGCCAGGCCAAGATTCAGGGCATTGGCGCGCACTTCAAGAACCGCCTGGGCGAACGCTTCATGAGCGGCTACGACCCGATCTGGGGTGAGCAGACCGGCCTGATCCAGATGGCGCGGGGCATCATTACCGAAAACATCGAAGGGCGTGGCCCCTGTTACGTGGACATGCGTCACGTGCCCACCGCGGACATTGAGATGCTGTATCAGGTGGCGCCGACCGTGGGGCGCGCATTCAAGGAATTTGGCGTCGACCCGGCGCGCGACACGCTGACTGTTAACCCGATGATGGTGCTGGCCAGCAACAGCTCGTCGGGCCTGCGCATCGGACTTGACGGCGAGACCAACGTGCCCGGGCTGTACGCCGCAGGTGCGTGCACCTGCCTGCCGCATATGATGGCGGGCATCTCCGGCAGCGCCATTTCGAGTGCCTCGCTGGTGACCGGCTACCGGGCTGCCGGTGCCATGGCGGCGCGCGCCGCGAGTCTTGGGCGCCTGCCGCGCAATACGCGCCAGGTGGACGACGCCATCTCCGCTTTCTATGCGCCGCGCCACAAGTTCCGGCTGACGCGCCCAGCCGACGCCCACCTCGAAATCGGCCGCGTGACCGGCGAGGCGACCTTCGCGCTGTTCAAGAACGCTGCCCGTATCCAGCACGTACGCGAGGAACTGGCCCGCATCGAGGCCGACCTGTTACCCAAGGTGTATGCCCCTGACCTGCACGAACTGGTCAAGGCGCACGACGCGCGCACCTATCTGGAAGTTTGCAAGCTGGTCACCAGCGCCATGCTGGAGCGCACCGAGAGCCGCGCCGAGCTGTTCCGCGCCGACTATCCGTTCCGGGATAACGACCGCTGGCTGAAGTGGTTGATGTTGAGCGCGCCAGGGGAGGATCTGGCCGCGCCGCCGCGAGTCACGCATTGGGATCTGCCCTTCGAGCGCTGGCCCATCAAGCCTCCGCGCGGCATCGAGCCGTCCACATACGGCGTGCCAGAACGCTTTCGCGAAGCCCAGAGCGCCTGA
- a CDS encoding 3-phenylpropionate/cinnamic acid dioxygenase subunit beta: MSGPDNAALARLLRAREAEEFLYREAGLLDRREFTAWLDLLADDVRYFMPLRRNVPSLAPAEEWTREGQDVAWFDEGKDVLAMRVTQLHTGVHWAEEPPSRTCHLVSNVLLMDDSGPEWEVHSHFIFYRSRMERETDLLAGRREDALRPTPQGLRLARRRVLIDHNVLPIKNLTNFF; this comes from the coding sequence GTGAGCGGCCCGGACAACGCCGCCCTGGCGCGTTTGCTGCGGGCACGCGAGGCTGAAGAGTTCCTGTACCGCGAAGCTGGCTTGCTGGACCGGCGCGAGTTCACCGCCTGGCTGGACCTGCTCGCCGACGACGTGCGCTATTTCATGCCGCTGCGGCGCAATGTGCCCTCGCTGGCACCCGCTGAGGAATGGACGCGCGAAGGCCAGGATGTTGCCTGGTTCGACGAGGGCAAGGACGTGCTCGCCATGCGCGTGACGCAGCTGCACACCGGCGTGCACTGGGCGGAGGAGCCACCCTCGCGTACCTGCCACCTGGTCTCGAACGTACTGCTGATGGACGACAGCGGCCCGGAGTGGGAGGTACACAGCCATTTCATCTTTTACCGCAGCCGCATGGAGCGCGAGACCGACCTGCTGGCTGGCCGCCGCGAAGACGCGCTGCGCCCGACACCGCAGGGCCTGCGCCTGGCGCGCCGCCGCGTCCTGATTGACCACAACGTCCTGCCGATCAAGAACCTGACCAATTTTTTCTGA
- a CDS encoding aromatic ring-hydroxylating dioxygenase subunit alpha — MDLADLKTRALVDPERGLVSREIFVDPTLYAAELERIFATQWLFVGHVSQVRRPGDFVVSRMGEESVLLVRDVDGELHVFLNSCRHRGMQVCRYDQGNASEFACPYHGWTYDTKGRLGAVPALREGYFSELELAEWGLVEARVAELKGSIWACWDAATPGLEDWLGDARIWIEEFFTVPDVGVGELELIAGVQKWTLPCNWKFGAENFSGDNYHNVSHASVDQLALSPSGKAGRHQYDAIPQKPVLQNIAYAATGHSGRGALYPPGFDFLSAYAAVPELHAYYRRAYAAREQQLGERARMVPHGGTIFPNMSFSNGRTSIALWHPAGPETCEVWRFYFVPEYAPAAVKDHLRRYVIRYQGPSGLTEEDDMENWNLAHRASRGTIARRHPYHMAMGLGHELAAGSEPWIARGGTVMEGVSEQNQRGYYRRWAQLMGVL; from the coding sequence ATGGACCTCGCTGACCTTAAAACACGGGCGCTAGTCGACCCTGAGCGCGGCCTCGTCAGCCGTGAAATATTCGTTGATCCAACGCTTTACGCCGCAGAGCTAGAACGTATCTTCGCCACGCAGTGGCTGTTCGTCGGCCACGTCAGCCAGGTGCGCCGCCCAGGTGACTTTGTGGTTTCGCGCATGGGTGAGGAATCGGTACTGCTGGTGCGCGACGTGGATGGCGAGCTGCACGTGTTCCTGAATTCATGCCGCCATCGCGGCATGCAGGTGTGCCGCTACGACCAGGGCAACGCCAGCGAGTTTGCCTGTCCGTACCACGGCTGGACCTATGACACCAAAGGCCGCCTGGGCGCCGTGCCGGCGCTGCGCGAGGGTTACTTCAGCGAGCTGGAACTGGCCGAATGGGGTCTGGTCGAAGCGCGGGTTGCGGAGCTCAAGGGCAGCATCTGGGCCTGCTGGGACGCTGCCACGCCGGGTCTTGAGGATTGGCTGGGCGACGCGCGGATCTGGATCGAGGAGTTCTTCACTGTGCCGGATGTCGGGGTCGGGGAACTGGAACTGATCGCCGGCGTGCAGAAGTGGACCCTGCCGTGCAACTGGAAATTCGGCGCCGAGAATTTCTCCGGCGACAACTACCACAACGTCAGCCACGCCTCGGTGGACCAGCTGGCGCTGTCGCCCAGCGGCAAGGCCGGGCGCCACCAGTACGACGCCATTCCGCAAAAGCCGGTGCTGCAAAACATTGCCTACGCGGCGACTGGCCACTCCGGACGTGGTGCGCTGTATCCGCCGGGTTTCGATTTTCTGTCCGCCTACGCCGCCGTACCGGAACTGCACGCGTATTACCGGCGCGCTTACGCCGCGCGCGAGCAACAGCTTGGCGAGCGCGCCCGCATGGTGCCCCACGGCGGCACCATCTTTCCGAATATGTCCTTCTCGAACGGCCGCACCAGCATCGCGCTATGGCATCCGGCCGGGCCCGAGACCTGCGAGGTATGGCGCTTCTACTTCGTCCCCGAGTACGCGCCGGCGGCGGTCAAAGACCACCTGCGCCGCTACGTCATCCGCTACCAGGGGCCATCGGGCCTGACCGAAGAGGACGACATGGAGAACTGGAACCTCGCCCACCGGGCCAGTCGCGGCACCATCGCGCGGCGCCATCCCTATCACATGGCAATGGGCCTTGGGCATGAGTTGGCGGCCGGCAGCGAGCCGTGGATCGCGCGCGGCGGTACCGTCATGGAAGGCGTGTCCGAGCAGAACCAGCGCGGCTACTACCGGCGCTGGGCACAGCTGATGGGCGTACTGTGA
- a CDS encoding SDR family NAD(P)-dependent oxidoreductase codes for MERQAAPVTLVTGGTYGIGRAITLTLAAQGHTVCACGLEARQVGSIAEAGIAGTAAELAQRQLSADLAEVDVADGAQVRAWVAGVLSRHGRIDALVNNAAIHPRGDVTQTDEALWDHVIGVNLKGVFLTCRAVIPAMRAAGGGAIVNIGSGAGWGKPDLAAYSASKGGVFALSAAMAWDHLDDHIRVNVVVPGGTHSGMTGLGSVPAFERLASRTATGRVTEPQDIANAVAFLLSDAATQISGTVLDVGCFSHQGGRPLLA; via the coding sequence ATGGAACGGCAAGCAGCACCCGTCACGCTGGTTACCGGGGGCACCTACGGCATTGGCCGGGCGATCACGCTGACGCTGGCCGCGCAGGGACACACGGTGTGTGCCTGCGGGCTTGAGGCGCGCCAGGTGGGCAGCATTGCCGAGGCTGGCATCGCCGGCACTGCGGCCGAGCTGGCGCAGCGTCAGCTCAGCGCCGACCTGGCCGAGGTGGATGTGGCCGACGGCGCGCAGGTGCGGGCCTGGGTTGCCGGGGTGTTGAGCCGTCACGGCCGCATAGACGCACTGGTCAACAATGCGGCCATCCACCCGCGCGGCGACGTCACGCAAACCGACGAGGCGCTGTGGGATCACGTCATCGGCGTGAACCTGAAGGGGGTTTTTCTCACCTGTCGGGCCGTGATTCCGGCCATGCGCGCGGCCGGCGGCGGGGCCATCGTCAACATTGGCTCGGGCGCGGGCTGGGGCAAGCCGGATCTGGCGGCCTATAGTGCCAGCAAGGGCGGTGTGTTCGCGCTGTCCGCGGCCATGGCCTGGGATCATCTGGACGATCACATCCGCGTCAACGTGGTCGTACCCGGCGGAACGCACTCGGGTATGACCGGGCTCGGCAGCGTGCCGGCTTTCGAGCGCCTGGCCAGCCGCACCGCCACCGGCCGGGTGACCGAGCCTCAGGACATTGCGAACGCGGTCGCCTTCCTGCTCTCTGACGCCGCGACACAGATATCCGGCACCGTGCTCGACGTGGGCTGTTTTTCCCACCAGGGTGGCCGACCCCTACTCGCCTGA
- a CDS encoding WD40/YVTN/BNR-like repeat-containing protein yields MILVGTRAGLFRVSDTHGQWSAERLLATDKPIMSLAVDASGEKIYIGFYQGGMCASRDAGRSWRPIGANLPYQDVRTLALHPDDPDTVYAGTEPAALYVSRDNGQRFEELTAVRTHPAAKDWAFPIRPKLGHVRTLAFHPDDPQTFYVGIEVGSLLKTTDGGQTFVEAPDCGHDIHRALVLEDPARTVLVTTGLDTNAYKRTGYEGLFRSGNGGANYLQSNTGLGAYKYCEDAICAEPGRPQRVYLATARGIPPYWASMTRMVLGAALGHFAYFVTPSRLRRRSGAEVVLSASDDGGANWQRLETEGLPTPLFDMVWALAVAPDPGRPQLYLGTTGGDLYLGEPGGQSWRKALSGLPVITQLHALAA; encoded by the coding sequence ATGATATTGGTGGGGACACGCGCCGGTCTGTTCCGGGTCAGCGATACACATGGTCAGTGGTCGGCCGAGCGCCTGCTCGCCACCGACAAGCCGATCATGAGCCTGGCGGTCGACGCGAGCGGCGAAAAGATCTACATCGGTTTCTACCAGGGCGGTATGTGCGCGAGCCGCGACGCAGGTCGCTCCTGGCGACCAATCGGCGCCAACCTGCCGTACCAGGACGTGCGCACGCTGGCGCTGCACCCTGATGACCCGGACACGGTCTATGCCGGCACCGAGCCGGCAGCGCTTTACGTGTCACGCGACAACGGCCAGCGCTTCGAGGAACTCACCGCCGTGCGCACGCACCCGGCCGCCAAGGACTGGGCGTTTCCGATCCGTCCCAAGCTCGGACATGTGCGCACGCTGGCCTTTCATCCGGACGATCCGCAGACCTTCTACGTCGGTATCGAGGTCGGTTCCCTGCTCAAGACCACGGACGGCGGGCAGACCTTCGTCGAGGCGCCGGATTGCGGACACGACATCCACCGCGCCCTGGTGCTGGAAGATCCGGCCCGCACGGTGCTGGTGACCACCGGTCTGGACACCAATGCCTACAAGCGCACCGGTTACGAGGGCCTGTTTCGCAGTGGCAACGGCGGCGCCAATTACCTGCAATCCAACACCGGCCTTGGCGCCTACAAGTACTGCGAGGACGCCATCTGCGCCGAACCTGGGCGCCCGCAGCGGGTGTACCTGGCCACCGCCAGGGGCATTCCGCCGTACTGGGCCTCGATGACACGCATGGTGCTTGGTGCGGCGCTGGGGCACTTTGCCTACTTTGTGACGCCTTCGCGCCTGCGACGGCGCAGCGGTGCCGAGGTGGTGCTTTCCGCCAGCGACGACGGCGGTGCGAACTGGCAACGGCTCGAAACCGAAGGCCTGCCGACGCCGCTGTTCGATATGGTGTGGGCCCTGGCCGTGGCGCCCGACCCCGGCCGGCCACAGCTGTATCTGGGCACCACCGGCGGTGATCTGTACCTGGGCGAGCCAGGCGGGCAGTCCTGGCGCAAGGCGCTGTCCGGGCTGCCGGTCATCACCCAGCTGCACGCCCTCGCCGCCTGA
- a CDS encoding UbiD family decarboxylase has protein sequence MGAHTDQRTFIKALANADELLRVEREVDWNLEAGAVSRLACERRAPAPLFVNVKDYPGAELVAVLLGPGCAGIHSRVAIALGLPPDIHPLDLIEEVRIRLKKPLPPVRAKRQQAPCKEIVITDPGQLDLRQFPMPWIKSIDGGRYVGTWDIVVTKDPENGWTNWATYRCQYKDPQHFNILLLPSEQHGGGMFRKYEAAGKPMPIALVIGADPSVHLAGMTPLGYGECEADAAGGLRQSPVPVVKCETSDLEVPADAEIVIEAEVLPGVRGPEGPFGEFTGHSVPQGQSPVARVTCITHRRNPVFPMANMGKPWDDCAAGMSIMLAAAARNRLERDGLPVKSIYCFPPILPVVAVKPELGLTKRIVGSLMAGARMFLTNTGIIFVDEDVDVTNVQDVMWAMATRLHPSRFEVVPNVPANSLVPYLEPEERERHLTSQWVMDATFPAHWPPEYRARHSVISDFSHGWSEDVKAKVLANWADYGYGTTPTVSPLRATA, from the coding sequence ATGGGTGCACATACCGATCAAAGGACCTTCATCAAGGCATTAGCCAATGCCGACGAATTGCTCCGTGTGGAGCGCGAGGTCGATTGGAACCTGGAGGCCGGCGCTGTCAGTCGACTGGCCTGCGAACGAAGAGCGCCAGCGCCACTATTCGTCAACGTCAAGGATTATCCAGGCGCCGAACTCGTGGCCGTGCTACTCGGGCCCGGATGTGCGGGCATCCATTCCCGCGTCGCGATTGCGCTGGGCCTGCCGCCGGACATCCATCCGCTTGACCTCATCGAAGAGGTGCGCATACGCCTGAAAAAGCCGCTACCCCCGGTACGCGCCAAACGCCAGCAGGCCCCGTGCAAGGAGATCGTCATCACCGATCCGGGGCAGCTCGACCTGAGGCAATTTCCAATGCCCTGGATCAAGAGCATCGACGGCGGCCGTTACGTCGGCACCTGGGACATTGTGGTCACCAAGGATCCGGAGAATGGCTGGACCAATTGGGCGACCTACCGCTGCCAGTACAAGGACCCACAACACTTCAACATCTTGCTGCTGCCGTCGGAACAGCACGGCGGCGGCATGTTTCGCAAGTATGAGGCGGCCGGCAAACCCATGCCGATCGCGCTGGTCATTGGCGCTGACCCGTCCGTGCACTTGGCCGGCATGACGCCGCTGGGGTACGGCGAATGCGAGGCGGATGCCGCCGGCGGGCTACGCCAGTCGCCGGTACCGGTAGTCAAATGCGAGACTTCGGATCTGGAGGTGCCAGCCGACGCCGAGATCGTCATCGAGGCCGAGGTGCTGCCCGGTGTGCGAGGACCCGAAGGACCGTTTGGCGAGTTCACTGGCCACTCGGTGCCACAGGGCCAGAGTCCCGTGGCACGCGTGACCTGCATTACTCATCGGCGCAATCCGGTGTTCCCCATGGCCAACATGGGCAAGCCCTGGGACGACTGTGCCGCGGGCATGTCGATCATGCTGGCGGCGGCAGCGCGCAACCGGCTTGAGCGCGATGGCCTCCCGGTGAAGTCCATATACTGTTTTCCCCCGATCCTGCCGGTGGTGGCGGTGAAACCCGAACTCGGACTCACCAAGCGCATCGTGGGCTCATTGATGGCGGGCGCACGGATGTTTCTGACCAATACCGGCATCATCTTCGTGGACGAGGATGTCGACGTCACCAACGTCCAGGACGTGATGTGGGCGATGGCGACGCGCTTGCACCCATCGCGCTTCGAGGTGGTTCCAAACGTGCCGGCCAACTCGCTGGTGCCGTATCTGGAACCTGAGGAGCGTGAACGCCATCTCACCTCCCAGTGGGTAATGGATGCGACCTTCCCGGCGCACTGGCCGCCTGAGTACCGAGCACGTCACTCGGTCATATCAGACTTTTCTCACGGCTGGTCCGAAGACGTAAAAGCCAAGGTACTCGCTAACTGGGCGGACTATGGCTACGGCACCACGCCGACGGTCAGCCCACTACGAGCGACCGCGTGA